A window from Haloplanus rubicundus encodes these proteins:
- a CDS encoding IS6 family transposase: MAEITRLSGNNDWIDLDFVERERTPESAMKLGIQMHLAGLSLSNTVSALDNLGVKRSRKAVHDWVQKADLQPVSGKAPNQVAVDETVIRIDDQQFWLYAAAEPQTNELLHLRLFSTTVTALTELFLNELREKHDVESALFLVDGAKHLQTALDRSGLRFQTERHGNRNAIERIFREVKRRISSFSNCFSYVDPATAENWLQSFVRWHNAPN, translated from the coding sequence ATGGCAGAAATCACACGCCTCAGCGGGAATAACGACTGGATTGATTTGGATTTTGTGGAGCGAGAGCGGACACCCGAGTCGGCGATGAAGCTCGGTATTCAGATGCATCTGGCTGGACTATCACTTTCGAATACCGTCTCTGCGCTTGATAATTTGGGTGTCAAACGTTCTCGAAAAGCGGTTCACGACTGGGTACAGAAGGCCGATCTACAGCCGGTCAGCGGGAAGGCTCCGAATCAGGTTGCGGTTGACGAAACCGTGATTCGCATCGACGACCAGCAGTTCTGGCTGTACGCCGCCGCGGAGCCACAGACGAACGAATTGCTCCATTTACGGCTGTTTTCGACCACTGTAACCGCTCTCACTGAACTCTTTCTCAACGAACTGCGGGAGAAACACGATGTCGAATCCGCCCTGTTTCTCGTCGATGGCGCCAAACATCTCCAAACTGCACTCGACCGATCAGGGCTCCGATTTCAGACAGAACGCCACGGAAATCGGAATGCCATCGAACGTATATTTAGAGAAGTAAAGCGACGAATCTCTTCGTTTTCAAACTGTTTCAGCTACGTCGACCCAGCAACAGCTGAAAACTGGTTGCAGAGTTTCGTTCGCTGGCACAATGCTCCAAACTAA
- a CDS encoding helicase-related protein: MADLTNETWRSIYESQPGGSSSYLVDEFYVPALERSIRYDRIAGYFSSSALAVASRGIDALLENDGEMRLVVGTELYSTDRPVFEALTDELTDSLKELEDEQLDAQLQLLARLLREGRLHIKVAVPREGSWRIFHPKMGIFHDDDGNALSFEGSVNETVGGWKNNYERFKVHRSWVDKQSSYVDGDIDTFDRLWENEHPYVEVYDLPEAIEKELIDWKDPDSQTKLEEAIQIARGEAPPTERDKANIIADGHLSPGGLALAEEGSTITPWPHQRVVSDTLINTYPNSFLLCDEVGLGKTIEAGLTLSRLGLTDELETGLLLVPASLTVQWQEEMWEKFNLNTYRYERGSNYEYAFIDAFGREHSPPGPSELDLRGQEREQAWVESPIWRFLHEQQEGDDNTGPAIVIMSWHTARLRDRWDQVAPKDGGQTRTRDDVPASCRGRQTSNREGVWDAVIVDEAHNGRKGSSFYSMLERLRDHTQAYYLLTATPMQLHAGELYDLMSLLDLPGEWDNQDEFVEFFETRRALTKALDKELAGNRTADDESWSAQATLTESRYQDRLPGERSLSDRVFDAVGTELDVGDDQQARSIAKQRVLRACDLASDYGEHYDGYIDAFESAMDEHDVDPFDAKEDEKLKYLLYPSWKADDEWLTFSRNERLAALDELSESGWKVVQDVLGESTPVDALIHRNTRDTLRKYERVGLLDATVPDRNPEQHKIELTDETRRVYDRIDDYTRKFYKLAQQSDEAESRAIGFVMTTYRQRLTSSVYAISQSLQNRLKKLRGQRTVLKGKQRAQEAGSGGSRQVVMETLSEYDLEDVEALEELEGDLEDADLAEIIPNVTDEGLHLLDQEIEELESFVDELAEIDQDPKIGQLIDDLNELDHEGHNRAIIFTQYADTMDFIRQSLVSIHGETVATYSGRGGEMYESDSGSWTHVGKERVKREFAADDGRVDILVCTDSASEGLNLQECGALINYDLPWNPMRVEQRIGRIDRIGQRYDEVTILNYSYQDTVETDIYERLDARIGLFENVVGDMQPILSGVSSQIRSATLETERDESRDAVERADQEFSDQIEKQEESDRVDVGESLDDIDEPLAQDVIDEAKLDAWESFKHPDILDVGADDYDTERPFTVQSLESVLTRSEALVEAGIQFTSVDELGLDVTDTEYGDGFDFGECTYRLEVSDIESIPELDTEGTLASVIAPEEKTVAVTFSDECAEEFPSLHYLAPRNPLLRHLIHTWKNTSDKSERLIKYTESDQQLSRPIVCGWGRDRTISVISDDGTVTGATSVDELSKWCENFVANRKQ, from the coding sequence ATGGCTGATCTTACAAACGAGACGTGGCGCTCGATATACGAGAGCCAGCCGGGTGGCTCCAGTTCGTATCTCGTCGATGAATTCTATGTCCCCGCACTTGAACGGTCGATTCGATATGATCGAATCGCTGGCTACTTTTCTAGCAGCGCACTCGCGGTCGCGTCTCGCGGAATCGACGCCCTCCTCGAGAACGACGGCGAGATGCGGCTCGTCGTTGGCACCGAACTCTACTCTACCGACCGTCCGGTCTTCGAGGCACTCACTGACGAACTGACCGACTCGTTGAAAGAACTGGAAGACGAGCAGCTGGACGCACAACTTCAGCTCCTCGCCCGGCTCCTCCGGGAAGGCCGTCTGCACATCAAGGTCGCCGTCCCCCGCGAAGGATCCTGGCGTATCTTCCACCCGAAGATGGGTATCTTCCACGACGACGATGGGAACGCACTCTCGTTCGAAGGGAGCGTGAACGAGACCGTCGGCGGGTGGAAGAACAACTACGAGCGATTCAAAGTCCACCGCTCGTGGGTCGACAAGCAGTCGTCCTACGTCGACGGCGACATCGATACCTTCGACCGCCTCTGGGAGAACGAGCATCCCTACGTCGAGGTGTACGACCTCCCAGAGGCCATCGAGAAGGAACTCATCGACTGGAAGGATCCGGACTCGCAGACGAAACTCGAGGAGGCGATTCAGATCGCCCGGGGGGAGGCACCGCCGACGGAGCGCGACAAAGCGAACATCATCGCCGACGGGCATCTCTCCCCCGGGGGACTTGCGCTCGCAGAGGAAGGCAGCACGATCACGCCCTGGCCTCACCAGCGCGTCGTCTCCGACACACTGATCAACACCTATCCGAACAGCTTCCTGCTCTGTGACGAGGTCGGCCTCGGGAAGACGATCGAAGCTGGCCTGACACTCTCCCGCCTTGGGCTGACTGACGAGCTCGAGACAGGGCTACTGCTCGTCCCAGCGAGCCTCACTGTTCAGTGGCAGGAAGAGATGTGGGAGAAGTTCAATCTGAACACCTACCGGTACGAGCGAGGGAGCAACTACGAGTACGCATTCATCGATGCGTTCGGACGCGAACATTCTCCGCCCGGCCCATCCGAACTTGACCTCCGCGGGCAGGAACGAGAACAGGCCTGGGTGGAAAGCCCAATCTGGCGGTTCCTGCACGAACAGCAGGAGGGAGACGATAACACCGGCCCCGCGATAGTCATCATGTCCTGGCATACTGCGCGACTGCGGGATCGATGGGACCAGGTAGCACCCAAGGATGGTGGCCAGACGCGAACGCGAGACGACGTACCTGCGAGTTGTCGTGGCCGACAAACATCCAATCGAGAAGGTGTCTGGGACGCCGTCATCGTCGACGAGGCTCACAACGGACGCAAGGGGAGCAGCTTCTACTCGATGCTGGAACGCCTTCGCGACCACACGCAGGCGTACTATCTCCTCACCGCGACACCCATGCAACTTCATGCAGGCGAACTCTACGATCTGATGTCCTTGCTCGACCTCCCTGGTGAGTGGGACAATCAAGACGAGTTCGTCGAGTTCTTCGAGACCCGCCGTGCGCTCACGAAAGCGCTTGACAAGGAGTTAGCTGGGAATCGCACTGCGGACGACGAGTCGTGGTCCGCACAGGCTACGCTCACCGAAAGTCGGTATCAGGACCGGCTCCCAGGCGAACGGAGCCTCTCCGACCGCGTGTTCGACGCTGTTGGCACCGAACTAGACGTAGGAGACGACCAGCAGGCCCGGTCTATCGCCAAGCAACGCGTACTTCGAGCCTGTGACCTCGCCAGCGACTACGGCGAGCACTACGATGGGTACATCGATGCGTTCGAATCCGCGATGGACGAGCACGATGTCGACCCATTCGACGCCAAAGAGGACGAGAAGCTGAAATACCTCCTGTATCCCTCGTGGAAAGCAGATGATGAGTGGCTGACGTTCTCGCGAAATGAGCGACTTGCAGCACTCGACGAGCTCTCGGAATCAGGCTGGAAAGTCGTACAGGATGTCCTCGGAGAGTCGACCCCTGTCGATGCGCTCATCCATCGGAATACCCGCGACACCCTTCGCAAGTACGAACGTGTGGGGCTTCTCGACGCGACGGTTCCTGACCGGAATCCCGAACAGCACAAGATAGAGCTCACGGACGAAACGCGCCGCGTGTACGACCGCATCGACGATTACACGAGAAAGTTCTACAAGCTCGCGCAGCAGTCTGACGAGGCTGAGTCCCGGGCAATTGGGTTCGTGATGACGACGTATCGTCAGCGACTCACAAGCAGCGTCTATGCGATTTCGCAGAGTCTCCAGAACCGTCTCAAGAAGCTCCGTGGTCAACGGACAGTGCTGAAGGGTAAACAGCGTGCTCAGGAGGCGGGTTCGGGTGGCTCTCGCCAAGTGGTGATGGAGACGCTCTCCGAGTACGATCTTGAGGACGTCGAGGCGCTAGAGGAACTGGAGGGCGACTTGGAAGATGCCGACCTCGCTGAGATCATCCCTAACGTTACTGACGAGGGACTTCATCTCTTAGACCAGGAGATCGAGGAGTTGGAGTCGTTCGTCGACGAACTGGCGGAGATAGACCAGGATCCCAAAATTGGTCAACTCATCGACGATCTCAACGAGCTGGACCACGAGGGACACAACCGGGCGATTATCTTCACACAGTACGCCGATACGATGGATTTCATCCGTCAGAGCCTCGTGTCGATCCACGGGGAGACGGTCGCGACTTACTCTGGCCGCGGCGGCGAGATGTACGAGAGCGATTCTGGATCGTGGACACACGTCGGGAAGGAACGTGTGAAGCGCGAATTCGCGGCTGACGATGGAAGAGTGGACATACTCGTCTGTACGGACTCTGCGAGTGAGGGACTGAACCTTCAGGAGTGTGGCGCACTCATCAACTACGACTTACCGTGGAATCCGATGCGGGTCGAACAGCGTATCGGGCGTATTGACCGTATCGGACAGCGGTACGACGAGGTGACAATTCTCAATTACAGTTACCAGGACACGGTTGAGACGGACATCTACGAGCGACTAGACGCACGGATCGGCCTTTTCGAGAACGTTGTTGGCGATATGCAACCGATTCTCTCCGGTGTCAGCAGCCAGATTCGATCCGCGACACTAGAGACGGAGCGGGACGAAAGCCGGGATGCGGTTGAGCGAGCCGATCAGGAGTTCTCTGACCAGATTGAGAAGCAGGAAGAGAGCGACAGAGTCGATGTCGGCGAATCACTGGACGACATCGATGAACCGCTCGCGCAAGACGTAATTGACGAAGCGAAGCTCGATGCTTGGGAATCGTTCAAACATCCAGATATCCTCGATGTCGGTGCTGACGACTACGACACAGAGAGGCCGTTTACTGTGCAATCTCTCGAGTCGGTCTTGACGAGGAGTGAAGCTCTCGTAGAGGCGGGAATCCAATTCACGAGTGTCGACGAACTCGGGCTGGATGTGACGGACACCGAATACGGGGATGGCTTTGACTTCGGGGAGTGCACGTACCGACTGGAAGTCAGCGACATAGAGTCTATCCCAGAGTTAGACACAGAGGGAACACTGGCCTCCGTGATTGCTCCGGAGGAAAAGACGGTCGCGGTGACGTTCTCGGACGAATGTGCGGAGGAGTTCCCGTCGCTCCATTATTTGGCACCTAGAAATCCGTTGCTGCGACACCTCATCCACACCTGGAAGAATACTTCAGATAAATCTGAGCGGCTGATTAAATACACCGAATCCGATCAACAGTTGTCTCGTCCAATCGTCTGTGGGTGGGGTAGAGATCGCACCATCAGCGTGATTTCGGACGATGGGACTGTCACAGGAGCGACCTCTGTGGATGAGCTGTCTAAATGGTGCGAGAATTTTGTAGCCAACCGAAAACAGTGA
- a CDS encoding amphi-Trp domain-containing protein produces the protein MGELETEAEKTRSEIASYLRELAEQLDGDGAVTLELGGKQVQLDPTNPVTFKLEGESDWSEGDTEAKQSIEFELVWWCEAQTAEEGVLDITTEGQ, from the coding sequence ATGGGAGAACTCGAAACTGAAGCGGAGAAAACGCGGTCCGAAATTGCATCGTACCTCCGCGAACTGGCCGAGCAACTCGACGGCGACGGCGCTGTGACGCTCGAACTCGGCGGGAAGCAGGTTCAGTTGGACCCGACGAACCCGGTGACGTTCAAGCTGGAAGGCGAGTCGGACTGGTCCGAAGGGGATACCGAGGCAAAACAGAGTATCGAGTTCGAGTTAGTCTGGTGGTGTGAGGCACAGACAGCAGAAGAAGGAGTATTGGATATCACTACTGAAGGCCAGTAG
- a CDS encoding DUF7680 family protein, with translation MTSHPTPDADATPPLGPEEETIGTDHFGSSVYGGRPTFALVRRDDADGALLTLYELLPEAQASARSDRLQRGNPNRGLVVESFESVFGESADPEVDRWEWDDWTAVKVTRLSESRLRSILPLVRETLRGADLEESVLTAGGAVEVFLPETVGVRLALGFLGVKPIQRVDRMRAFCRGIARMSDEECYYWHAKCRSPSTPNGEKALRTLLTNHI, from the coding sequence ATGACGTCCCACCCTACCCCTGACGCAGACGCGACACCACCACTCGGACCCGAGGAAGAGACGATCGGGACAGACCACTTCGGCAGCAGCGTCTATGGGGGCCGCCCGACCTTCGCACTCGTCCGTCGCGACGACGCCGACGGAGCATTGCTGACACTGTACGAGCTGTTGCCCGAGGCGCAGGCTTCCGCTCGTTCTGACCGTCTCCAGCGTGGCAACCCCAACAGGGGCCTCGTCGTGGAATCGTTCGAATCGGTCTTCGGAGAGTCAGCGGATCCGGAGGTCGACAGATGGGAGTGGGACGACTGGACCGCGGTGAAGGTCACACGACTGTCTGAGAGTCGACTGCGCTCCATTCTCCCGCTCGTCCGGGAGACGCTTCGCGGAGCAGATTTAGAGGAGTCTGTCCTCACCGCTGGCGGTGCTGTCGAGGTGTTCCTCCCGGAGACGGTCGGCGTTCGACTAGCATTGGGCTTCCTCGGTGTGAAGCCTATCCAGAGGGTAGACCGGATGCGGGCGTTCTGTCGTGGTATCGCGCGAATGAGTGACGAAGAGTGCTACTACTGGCACGCGAAGTGTCGATCTCCGTCAACTCCGAATGGCGAGAAGGCACTGCGAACACTGCTGACTAATCATATCTAA
- a CDS encoding helix-turn-helix domain-containing protein — MSRPDASAFTPAEDTTGLDPIEALSALDDTTRANIIGTIVGHPKGAPSKKELEYYNPSVAASTLTDHLARLEEVGLIEVVERDREGLERGQPYRFFQLTDVARELFDRNNLFESDAYRAMFAEVEKTDEIEAAEAVERPDGRSPN; from the coding sequence ATGTCCCGGCCCGACGCTTCCGCGTTTACCCCCGCGGAGGACACAACCGGCCTTGACCCGATCGAAGCGCTGAGTGCTCTCGATGACACGACTCGCGCGAACATCATCGGGACGATCGTCGGCCATCCCAAGGGTGCGCCCTCGAAGAAGGAACTCGAATACTACAACCCGAGCGTCGCCGCCTCGACGCTCACCGACCATCTCGCCCGGCTGGAGGAGGTAGGGCTAATCGAGGTTGTCGAACGGGACCGTGAGGGGCTCGAACGAGGCCAACCGTACCGGTTCTTCCAGCTCACCGACGTCGCCCGCGAGTTGTTCGACCGGAACAACCTCTTTGAGTCTGACGCGTATCGAGCGATGTTCGCCGAAGTCGAGAAAACGGATGAAATCGAGGCCGCCGAAGCCGTTGAGCGGCCGGACGGACGGAGCCCAAATTAA
- a CDS encoding DUF1156 domain-containing protein, whose protein sequence is MSENPIQDTDEKSLKPLAIEGKLPLKAVGIENLREANPQYLPPHRYLHPWFARRPTPASRLAILASVLPKDTDSDNLLRWMQIGPNKDISGSLSDYVERKKATETERDGNLESHYGYPRPFTKSPTSSERSEIHDILREHWDGDLPTVLDPTAGGGVIPYESLRYGFPTCANELNPVPSLMLKVMLEYAPSVGDIESLVMHWGKKVDERASRDIQRYFPSESDSQTPDNYVSTYHIQCNSCGADIPLVPKWWIRTRSDGIRVVVRPEILDDGRIEYDVIVDPTEQDLEGFSPDDGPVSRGGDVECLQCGVVTEDDEVQKRFVENEFEYTVYCVRYIKGDGSHGFRSPNQKDVEAIEKARQQIESDFELATFLTTEIPDGQETTRTNRHGMTQWRDLFSPRQLVCNYQYIESIQYYSEEILAEYDQQTAEGILTLLTLSISKLIDRNSRLTPWDTSKGYPSQMFKSQDLGFKRIFVDTNISIGGVDFLSYLEKIYDSYEELVNYLPEESDPAKVTVDDAASLTYEDESIEAVVVDPPYYSSIIYSELSDVFYVWMREALKDTFPDIFSQELTDKNNEAVANPNRFKSVAGDETSKRELARDFYEQKMSDIFSELYRVLEPGGVMTVMFTHKETDAWDTLTMSLIKSGFIVTSTHPITSEMPQRAGMRETASADSTLLLTGRKPHGDRNPKNAVPTLWSDVKSDTRTAAKNAARELINSGLSLTKTDVIISAFGPTLRVFADAYPVVDDEDNEVPPRRALEQAREAVTQVLVDEYLEAEGIGELDDITEWYVLCWLVHESQTFSYDEGRQLGLGIGVDVDEIKRSTKTWRKSRGDMKLRGHADRVQNVEEKEENRSSRIPVNPDDLSFGLALDKVHAAMHIYDVKGESACCDWLRERNFDSDSTFKATLQALLQVLPHDHEDWELARDLAVGRTRDVLDLDFSPNVFAENSEQTQQTGIDDY, encoded by the coding sequence ATGAGTGAAAATCCGATTCAAGATACTGACGAGAAATCGTTGAAACCACTCGCTATTGAGGGTAAATTACCCCTGAAAGCGGTTGGGATCGAGAACCTCCGTGAGGCGAACCCACAATACCTTCCGCCTCATCGCTACCTTCACCCTTGGTTTGCAAGGCGGCCAACACCTGCGTCACGTTTAGCGATTCTTGCTTCAGTTCTACCAAAGGATACAGACTCAGATAATCTGCTCCGGTGGATGCAGATCGGTCCAAACAAGGACATTAGCGGGAGTCTGAGTGACTACGTTGAAAGAAAGAAAGCTACGGAGACCGAACGAGATGGGAATTTAGAGAGTCACTATGGGTATCCCCGCCCGTTCACGAAGTCACCGACATCCTCAGAGCGGTCAGAGATACACGATATCCTCCGGGAACACTGGGATGGTGATTTACCGACCGTACTGGACCCGACCGCGGGCGGTGGTGTTATTCCATACGAGTCCCTCCGATATGGCTTCCCAACTTGTGCTAACGAGTTGAATCCAGTGCCATCTCTGATGCTAAAAGTGATGCTGGAATATGCTCCAAGTGTTGGTGATATTGAGTCGCTTGTAATGCATTGGGGAAAGAAGGTAGATGAACGTGCCAGCCGAGACATTCAGAGATATTTCCCGAGTGAGTCAGACAGCCAAACACCCGACAACTATGTCAGCACATACCATATTCAGTGTAACTCTTGTGGAGCAGATATTCCATTAGTCCCAAAGTGGTGGATACGGACCCGTAGCGATGGTATTCGGGTTGTTGTTCGTCCTGAGATACTGGATGATGGCAGAATTGAGTATGACGTAATTGTAGACCCAACAGAACAAGACCTTGAGGGGTTTTCTCCTGATGATGGGCCAGTTTCGCGAGGAGGAGATGTTGAATGTTTGCAGTGTGGAGTAGTTACTGAAGATGATGAGGTCCAGAAGCGATTCGTTGAAAATGAATTCGAATATACGGTTTATTGTGTCAGGTATATAAAAGGTGATGGAAGTCATGGATTTCGTTCACCAAACCAGAAAGACGTCGAAGCTATTGAGAAAGCAAGACAGCAAATCGAATCTGACTTCGAACTAGCTACCTTCCTAACAACTGAAATTCCAGATGGACAGGAGACAACCAGAACAAATAGGCATGGGATGACTCAATGGCGGGACCTCTTTTCTCCTCGCCAGCTAGTTTGTAATTATCAATATATTGAATCAATTCAATACTATTCTGAGGAGATACTGGCAGAGTACGATCAACAGACAGCAGAAGGCATCCTTACACTCCTCACTCTATCCATCAGCAAACTTATCGACCGCAATTCTAGACTGACCCCTTGGGACACGAGCAAGGGGTATCCCAGTCAGATGTTCAAATCACAAGACCTTGGATTCAAGAGGATATTTGTAGATACGAATATCTCAATTGGTGGTGTTGATTTCCTATCATATTTAGAGAAGATATACGATTCGTATGAGGAATTAGTTAATTACCTGCCAGAAGAAAGCGACCCGGCTAAAGTTACTGTTGATGACGCTGCCTCTCTCACTTACGAAGATGAGAGTATCGAAGCAGTAGTGGTTGATCCTCCCTATTATAGTAGTATAATATATTCCGAGTTATCTGACGTTTTCTACGTCTGGATGAGAGAAGCGCTAAAAGACACTTTCCCAGACATATTCAGTCAAGAACTGACTGACAAAAATAACGAAGCGGTAGCTAACCCTAACCGGTTCAAATCAGTGGCGGGTGATGAAACGTCCAAGCGGGAACTTGCAAGGGATTTCTATGAGCAGAAGATGAGTGACATCTTCTCTGAACTCTACAGAGTTCTTGAACCAGGCGGGGTTATGACTGTAATGTTCACTCACAAAGAGACAGACGCGTGGGACACGCTGACAATGTCTTTAATTAAATCTGGGTTCATAGTCACATCAACTCATCCGATCACCAGCGAAATGCCTCAACGTGCCGGTATGAGGGAAACGGCTTCAGCAGACAGTACTCTCCTTCTCACCGGAAGGAAACCACACGGGGACCGTAATCCAAAGAATGCGGTTCCAACTCTGTGGAGTGACGTCAAGTCAGATACTCGGACCGCAGCAAAGAACGCCGCTCGCGAACTCATTAATTCGGGCCTGAGCCTTACGAAGACTGACGTCATCATTAGCGCCTTCGGTCCGACATTGAGGGTCTTCGCCGATGCATATCCTGTAGTTGACGACGAAGACAACGAGGTTCCTCCACGACGAGCACTTGAGCAAGCCCGAGAAGCAGTCACCCAGGTGCTCGTTGACGAATATCTGGAGGCGGAAGGTATCGGCGAACTGGACGATATCACGGAATGGTACGTACTCTGCTGGCTAGTCCACGAATCCCAGACGTTCTCGTACGATGAGGGTCGACAACTTGGATTGGGTATCGGTGTTGACGTCGACGAGATCAAGCGTAGCACGAAGACTTGGCGTAAGAGTCGCGGAGATATGAAGCTCCGAGGACACGCAGACCGTGTACAGAATGTTGAAGAGAAAGAGGAGAACCGATCCAGTCGTATCCCGGTGAATCCTGACGACCTCTCGTTCGGACTCGCTCTGGACAAGGTTCACGCCGCGATGCATATCTACGACGTTAAGGGAGAGAGCGCCTGCTGCGACTGGCTGCGTGAACGGAACTTTGACTCCGATTCGACGTTCAAAGCGACACTTCAGGCTCTCCTTCAAGTTCTCCCACACGACCACGAAGACTGGGAACTTGCTCGCGATCTCGCTGTCGGGCGGACGCGAGACGTCCTTGATTTGGACTTCAGCCCGAACGTCTTCGCCGAGAACAGCGAGCAAACTCAGCAAACAGGGATCGACGACTACTAG
- a CDS encoding type I restriction enzyme HsdR N-terminal domain-containing protein: MELPDEQEFHEFIGEALQVAVVELAAAFPDQRHLEISWDTIETYNSEWSRTLRSNPDAFLRAFEQALTTYPAIPPYGQISFYDGTTNRADPPFIRLTDVPFETPIAEAPNRVGELVRVIGYVESLDDPEVRVAKAVYECSHCEHTHRMTVIGPESVSLSACPECGFKDGYQFDGLRSQMMDAQKGRIHPLDVTEETTVDIELQYSLIDSVSLYEPIALTGQMYVEGETHQRSQLCLLVNNIESTDQTVHRPNVEAAETYLSAYVAEPEHFTADLREWMLRSTTVLSTQSLTEEEAQAKIITPLLHKLGWNVYSNNVRIEYSEPGGGGTVDYMLTDGSNRPLIPIEAKAPNIDLGSAVDQLERYMQRFSCEIGLLANGREYRLYDLPPDTQEIRHRWTLDVRELPVNTAALTGLRYDVAVAEDSLRAIYAAH; the protein is encoded by the coding sequence ATGGAATTGCCCGACGAACAGGAGTTCCACGAATTTATTGGCGAGGCACTTCAGGTCGCTGTGGTTGAGCTGGCAGCAGCATTTCCTGACCAACGTCATCTCGAAATCTCGTGGGACACGATTGAGACCTATAACTCTGAATGGTCTCGTACACTTCGCTCGAATCCTGATGCATTCTTGCGGGCGTTTGAACAGGCGCTGACGACGTATCCGGCGATTCCGCCGTACGGACAGATTTCCTTCTATGATGGTACAACCAATCGTGCCGACCCACCATTCATTCGATTGACCGATGTCCCTTTCGAGACACCCATCGCCGAAGCGCCGAATCGTGTTGGAGAATTAGTGCGCGTGATCGGGTACGTTGAATCGCTTGATGACCCCGAGGTTCGCGTGGCCAAGGCAGTATATGAGTGTTCACACTGTGAACACACTCATCGTATGACAGTTATCGGTCCAGAGTCCGTATCCTTGTCTGCATGCCCGGAGTGTGGTTTCAAAGACGGCTACCAGTTTGACGGGTTGCGGTCACAAATGATGGATGCACAAAAAGGTCGTATTCATCCGCTCGATGTAACTGAGGAAACCACTGTCGACATCGAGCTTCAATATAGTCTGATTGATTCAGTCTCGCTGTATGAACCGATCGCACTGACGGGCCAAATGTACGTAGAAGGAGAAACCCACCAGCGATCGCAGTTGTGCCTGCTGGTGAATAATATCGAATCAACCGACCAAACGGTTCATCGGCCTAATGTTGAGGCCGCAGAAACGTACCTCAGCGCATACGTTGCGGAGCCCGAACATTTCACTGCTGACCTTCGTGAGTGGATGCTCCGGAGCACGACCGTCCTCAGTACGCAATCACTCACGGAGGAAGAAGCGCAAGCTAAAATCATTACTCCCTTACTCCACAAACTCGGCTGGAACGTGTATTCAAATAACGTCCGGATCGAGTATTCTGAACCTGGTGGCGGAGGGACTGTCGATTATATGCTCACTGATGGGTCAAATAGGCCGCTTATTCCAATTGAGGCGAAGGCTCCGAATATCGATCTCGGAAGTGCAGTCGATCAACTTGAACGATATATGCAGAGGTTTTCATGCGAGATTGGACTTCTGGCAAACGGGCGAGAGTACCGTTTGTATGACCTTCCACCAGATACACAGGAGATACGACACCGCTGGACCCTCGATGTCCGCGAACTCCCCGTTAATACAGCCGCTCTTACTGGTCTTCGATACGATGTCGCGGTCGCTGAAGATTCGCTTCGTGCCATCTACGCGGCTCACTAG